Proteins encoded in a region of the Geobacillus genomosp. 3 genome:
- a CDS encoding HAD family hydrolase: MIKLVLSDMDGTFLNNSGDFNRELYKKAKKLMREKGVVFAPVTGKQCERIEELFGDDADDLWILGDSATRIKHNGKFVYESLLSNKLGSEIIHLLEKTSLEHTIIACTRNGAFIKDTVSPEEAAIVRRSYAQVRRVSDFNEIKDDFVKITIHDPLHRCFETKEKLSPFFESAYIVASESAWIDITNVNVHKGTTVERLQQILNVTPDETMAFGDGFNDLELMTRATYSFAVRNAVQELKDSANFITRSNEEDAVLKTIIQILSLQRNS, translated from the coding sequence ATGATTAAGTTAGTGTTATCAGATATGGATGGAACATTTTTGAATAATAGCGGTGATTTTAATAGAGAACTGTACAAGAAAGCAAAAAAGTTAATGAGAGAAAAAGGAGTTGTTTTTGCCCCTGTTACTGGGAAACAATGCGAACGCATCGAAGAATTATTTGGTGATGATGCAGATGATTTATGGATTTTAGGTGATAGTGCAACACGAATTAAGCATAATGGGAAATTTGTTTATGAATCCTTGCTTAGTAACAAATTGGGTTCGGAAATCATTCATTTACTTGAAAAAACCAGTCTGGAACATACTATTATTGCTTGTACGAGGAATGGTGCTTTCATAAAAGATACGGTATCTCCTGAAGAAGCCGCTATTGTTAGAAGGTCGTATGCTCAAGTAAGACGAGTCTCTGATTTTAATGAGATAAAAGACGACTTTGTTAAAATCACAATTCACGATCCGTTGCATAGATGTTTTGAGACGAAAGAAAAACTATCTCCATTTTTTGAGTCTGCCTATATTGTTGCATCTGAATCAGCTTGGATAGACATAACGAATGTGAATGTTCATAAGGGTACAACCGTTGAACGATTACAACAAATATTGAATGTTACCCCTGATGAAACAATGGCTTTCGGGGATGGTTTTAATGATTTAGAACTGATGACTCGTGCTACTTACAGTTTTGCTGTCCGAAATGCTGTTCAGGAATTAAAAGATTCTGCGAATTTTATTACTCGTTCAAATGAAGAAGATGCTGTATTAAAAACAATCATTCAAATTTTATCATTACAAAGGAATAGTTAA